The following coding sequences are from one Mesorhizobium onobrychidis window:
- a CDS encoding phosphoketolase family protein has product MNDEARTTAQPTGLDQVNLMDRYWRAANYISVGQIYLLDNPLLREPLKAEHVKPRLLGHWGTTPGLNFIYVHLNRVIRERGLDVLFICGPGHGGPSMVANTWLEGTYSEIYPEIGQGEDGLRKLFRQFSFPGGVPSHAAPETPGSIHEGGELGYALVHAFGAVFDNPYLVVACVVGDGEAETGPLAAAWHSNKFLNPASDGAVLPILHLNGYKIANPTILARMDDVELRSLFAGYGYEPFFVEGHEPVPMHRLMATKLDTALDRIRSIQKRARASGWQGERPLWPMIVLRSPKGWTGPKEVDGKKVEDFWRSHQVPVSNARGNEGHRKILEDWMRSYEPEKLFDKSGHLIPELAALAPTGSQRMGTTPYANGGLLKRDLELPDWRSLALDVPRPGGAKAEATRVLGSYLRDVVRLNAQARNFRLMGPDETSSNRLDDVFEVTNRVWMQRIEPYDVHLSRDGRVMEVLSEHLCQGWLEGYLLTGRHGLFSCYEAFIHIVDSMVNQHAKWLKTSRELAWRKPIASLNYLLTSHVWRQDHNGFSHQDPGFADFVANKKADTVRLYFPPDANTLLWITEHCLKTYNRINVITAGKQPAPQWLSVEDAEAHCRAGAGTWEWAGTVAKGEDPDVVMACAGDVPTLETLAATDILRSALPDLKVRVVNVVDLMTLQSNSEHPHGLADEDFDALFTKTKPVIFAYHGYPYLIHRLTYRRANHDNMHVHGFREEGTTTTPFDMVVLNELDRFHLALAAIKHVPGLAERAKGLAAELQAKLVEHRAYVREYGEDMPEVQEWNWPENSATKAGD; this is encoded by the coding sequence ATGAACGACGAAGCTCGGACCACCGCGCAGCCAACAGGCCTTGATCAGGTCAATCTCATGGACCGCTATTGGCGCGCCGCGAACTACATTTCGGTTGGCCAGATCTACCTGCTCGACAATCCGCTGCTGCGCGAGCCGCTGAAGGCCGAACACGTCAAGCCGCGGCTGCTCGGCCATTGGGGCACGACACCTGGCCTCAATTTCATCTACGTCCACCTGAACCGCGTTATCCGTGAACGCGGTCTCGACGTTCTGTTTATCTGCGGCCCAGGTCATGGCGGCCCGTCGATGGTCGCAAACACGTGGCTCGAGGGCACCTACAGCGAGATCTATCCCGAAATCGGCCAGGGCGAAGATGGCCTGAGAAAACTCTTCCGGCAATTCTCCTTCCCTGGCGGGGTGCCAAGCCACGCTGCTCCGGAAACGCCCGGCTCGATCCATGAAGGCGGAGAACTGGGATATGCGCTGGTCCATGCTTTCGGCGCGGTTTTCGACAATCCCTATCTGGTGGTCGCCTGCGTCGTCGGCGACGGCGAAGCGGAAACCGGTCCGCTCGCGGCGGCATGGCACTCCAACAAGTTCCTCAACCCGGCATCCGACGGCGCCGTGCTGCCGATCCTGCATCTCAACGGCTATAAGATCGCCAACCCGACGATCCTTGCCCGCATGGATGACGTGGAATTGCGAAGCCTGTTCGCCGGCTATGGCTACGAACCGTTTTTCGTCGAAGGTCACGAGCCAGTTCCCATGCATCGGTTGATGGCCACGAAGCTGGACACCGCGCTCGACAGAATCCGCTCGATCCAGAAGCGAGCCCGTGCTTCGGGCTGGCAGGGAGAGCGTCCGCTGTGGCCGATGATCGTGCTGCGCAGCCCGAAGGGGTGGACCGGACCGAAAGAGGTCGACGGCAAGAAGGTCGAGGATTTCTGGCGCTCGCATCAAGTGCCGGTGTCGAACGCTCGCGGCAACGAAGGACACCGCAAGATCCTCGAAGACTGGATGCGGAGCTACGAACCGGAAAAGCTGTTCGACAAAAGCGGGCATCTGATTCCAGAGCTGGCGGCGCTTGCGCCAACCGGCTCCCAGCGCATGGGCACAACCCCATACGCCAATGGCGGATTGCTGAAGCGTGATCTCGAGCTTCCCGATTGGAGAAGCCTGGCGCTCGATGTGCCGCGTCCGGGAGGTGCCAAGGCCGAGGCGACGCGGGTTCTCGGAAGCTATCTCCGCGACGTCGTACGCCTGAATGCGCAGGCCAGGAATTTCCGGCTGATGGGGCCGGATGAGACATCCTCCAACCGCCTTGACGACGTCTTCGAGGTCACGAACCGGGTCTGGATGCAGCGGATCGAGCCCTATGACGTCCACCTCTCCCGTGACGGCCGCGTCATGGAAGTGCTCAGCGAGCATCTTTGCCAGGGTTGGCTGGAGGGCTACCTGCTGACCGGCCGCCATGGCCTGTTCTCATGCTACGAGGCGTTCATCCACATCGTCGATTCCATGGTCAACCAGCATGCGAAATGGCTGAAGACATCCCGCGAGCTTGCCTGGCGCAAGCCGATCGCCTCACTCAATTACCTGCTGACCTCCCATGTCTGGCGGCAGGATCACAACGGCTTCAGCCACCAGGATCCGGGCTTTGCCGATTTCGTCGCCAACAAGAAGGCCGATACGGTCAGGCTCTATTTCCCGCCGGATGCCAACACGCTGCTCTGGATCACCGAGCATTGCCTGAAAACCTACAACCGCATCAACGTGATCACCGCCGGCAAGCAGCCAGCGCCGCAATGGCTGTCCGTCGAAGACGCAGAAGCGCACTGCAGGGCGGGGGCGGGGACCTGGGAATGGGCCGGGACGGTTGCCAAGGGCGAGGATCCGGATGTGGTCATGGCCTGCGCCGGCGACGTGCCGACACTGGAGACGCTCGCTGCAACGGATATTCTGCGTTCGGCGCTTCCGGACCTGAAGGTTCGCGTCGTCAACGTGGTCGACCTGATGACGCTGCAGTCGAATTCAGAGCATCCGCATGGCCTCGCCGATGAGGATTTCGACGCACTGTTCACGAAAACCAAGCCAGTCATCTTCGCCTATCACGGCTATCCCTACCTCATCCACCGCCTGACCTACCGACGCGCCAACCATGACAACATGCATGTGCATGGTTTTCGCGAAGAAGGCACCACCACGACGCCGTTCGACATGGTCGTACTCAATGAACTTGACCGTTTTCACCTGGCGCTCGCCGCGATCAAACACGTACCTGGGC